Part of the Microbacterium sp. Clip185 genome is shown below.
GTGAAGGTGCCGATCGGGAAGTCGAGTGCCATGAGGACGATGACGGCGGCGAGGAAGACGAGGGTCACCCAGCCGGTGTAGGGGGCTCCCGGCATCCGGAACGACGGGCGCTCCATCACGCCGGATCGCGCCAGTCGCTGCAGTTTGATCTGGCAGAGGATGATGACTGCCCAGGCGCTGATGATGCCGAGGGCCGAGACGTTCAGGGCGATCTCGAACGCCTGCGAGGGAACGAGCGCGTTGAGCACGACGCCGAGGGCGGTGACGACCGCGGTGACCGCGATGCCCATGTAGGGCACGCCCGCCCGGTTCATGCGCATGAGGGGCGCCGGCGCGGATCCCGTGACCGCCATCGAGTGGAGGATGCGGCCCGTGGAGTACAGGCCGGCGTTGAGGGAGGAGACCACCGCCGTCAGCACGACGAGGTTCATGATGACATCCGCGCCCTGCACGCCGATCGATCCGAAGAAGGTGACGAAGGGGCTCTCGCCGGCCTTGTAGCTCGAGAACGGCAGAAGGAGGGCGAACAGCAGCACCGAGCCGACATAGAAGACGGCGAGGCGGAACACGACGGCACGGATCGCCTTCGGCATGATCTTGCGCGCGTTCTCGGTCTCGCCCGCGGCCGTGCCGACGAGCTCGATCGAGGCGTAGGCGAACACGACGCCCTGCACCACGATGAGGGCGGGGAGGATGCCGTTGGGGAATACTCCCCCGTTGTCGACGATGAGGTGGAAGCCGGGGGTGGTCCCGGCGACGGGTGTGCCGGTGACGACGAAGAAGATGCCGACGACCAGGAAGGTGACGAGGGCGGCGACCTTGATGATCGCGAACCAGAACTCGAGCTCGCCGAAGACCTTCACGGAGAGCAGATTCATCGCGAGCACCAGCACGAGGGCGACGAGTGCGAACACCCACTGCGGGATGCCGACGAGCGCGGGCACGTACTGCTTGAAGAAGTTCATGTACAGCGCGACGGCGGTGACATCGGCGACCGAGGTCATCGCCCAGTTGAGCCAGTACATCCACCCCGCAGCGAACGCCATCTTCTCGCCGTAGAACTCGCGGGCGTACGACACGAACGAGCCGGTGGAGGGGCGGTGCACGATCAATTCACCGAGTGCGCGCATCACGAGGAAGGCGAACACGGCGCAAACCGCGTAGACGAGCACGAGCGCCGGTCCCGCCGTCGCGAGTCGGCCGCCGGCACCCATGAACAGGCCCGTTCCGATCGCGCCGCCGATGGCGATCATCTGGATCTGGCGCGGACGCAGACCCTTGTGGAAGCCCGCGCCTTCGGCCTGGGCGATCGAGGCCGTGCGCAGCAGCGCGGCCTCCGTCTGTGAGGTGCTCGACTCCGTTGTCATGGGTTCTCGCTTTCTGGTCTCGTCGGCTCCGTCGCCGCGAGGAGGAGGATGTGCTATCTGCCTGACAGGTCGGGGACAACTGAACACCCGTTCGCGCACATTCGTCAAGTCCGGGCCGTGAAAATGTCGAATCTGTCTGATAGGTTGGCGCCGTTCGTCCACCTCAAGGAAGAGAGCGACATGACGACGACGCGCACCGAGCACGATCTCCTCGGACCTGCCGAGATCCCCCACGACGCGTACTGGGGTGTCCACACAGCCCGCGCCCGCGACAACTTCCCGGTGACCGGCGTGCCGATCGGCACCTACCCGTTCCTGCTCCGCGGACTGGCATTCGTGAAGGAAGCCGCAGCACTTGCCAACCGCGACCTCGGCCTGCTCGACCCGATGCGCGCCGACGCCATCGCGGCGGCCTGCCGCGAAATCCGAGCCGGCGCGCTCGCAGACCAGTTCGTCGTCGACGTCATCCAG
Proteins encoded:
- a CDS encoding amino acid permease, whose translation is MTTESSTSQTEAALLRTASIAQAEGAGFHKGLRPRQIQMIAIGGAIGTGLFMGAGGRLATAGPALVLVYAVCAVFAFLVMRALGELIVHRPSTGSFVSYAREFYGEKMAFAAGWMYWLNWAMTSVADVTAVALYMNFFKQYVPALVGIPQWVFALVALVLVLAMNLLSVKVFGELEFWFAIIKVAALVTFLVVGIFFVVTGTPVAGTTPGFHLIVDNGGVFPNGILPALIVVQGVVFAYASIELVGTAAGETENARKIMPKAIRAVVFRLAVFYVGSVLLFALLLPFSSYKAGESPFVTFFGSIGVQGADVIMNLVVLTAVVSSLNAGLYSTGRILHSMAVTGSAPAPLMRMNRAGVPYMGIAVTAVVTALGVVLNALVPSQAFEIALNVSALGIISAWAVIILCQIKLQRLARSGVMERPSFRMPGAPYTGWVTLVFLAAVIVLMALDFPIGTFTVGSLIVIVPALIGGWFLLRDRIRMLAAEQTGTIAALQRTDEGGS